Proteins from a genomic interval of Zingiber officinale cultivar Zhangliang chromosome 2A, Zo_v1.1, whole genome shotgun sequence:
- the LOC122043529 gene encoding oligopeptide transporter 1-like produces the protein MADDSPIEQVRLTVPPTDDPTLQVLTIRTWLVGIPLCILQTVLVRIGIFRRQLISISSVCIDISLLMVGNLLAKVLPEKSVRMPGTRSLWHQFKKAYKDEEQDVHARLMKQNYESVPQWWFYSMSLSMIGMAILFCEGFGGQIQLRYWELLLACAVVLLFLPLEGVLSASTGSGFGLDLLLEIIIGYLNPGKPLGNMAFRLYGSEAQQMAAGVIATFKLTHYMKVAPKIVFFIMFVGTTCSCFVDFGVAWWMLHSVNNICQPELLPIGSPWTCPSERATYISGVTWGLIGPSKIFYPEGMYSAVFIFALIGLVAPIPLWLLSHKYPEKKWITLVNFPIVFGVASAFSLGGLASYWSWFTVGLIFNYVIFHKYKKWWARYNYVLSAGLNVGSAFCIVLLSLSLQLFEDVYGVNWWGLDSDHCPLAKCPTVPGVVIQGCPMIK, from the exons ATGGCCGACGATTCGCCGATCGAACAAGTGCGACTGACGGTTCCTCCGACAGATGATCCGACATTGCAAGTGCTAACCATCCGCACATGGCTCGTCGGCATTCCACTCTGCATCCTACAGACGGTGTTGGTCCGAATTGGCATTTTCCGACGGCAGTTGATTAGCATATCATCCGTTTGTATTGACATCAGCCTGCTCATGGTGGGGAATCTGTTAGCCAAGGTTCTGCCGGAGAAATCAGTGAGAATGCCGGGAACAAG ATCATTGTGGCATCAATTTAAGAAGGCGTATAAAGATGAGGAGCAAGATGTGCATGCAAGGCTAATGAAGCAAAACTACGAATCTGTTCCTCAGTGGTGGTTTTACTCCATGTCGCTCTCGATGATCGGAATGGCAATTTTGTTCTGTGAAGGCTTTGGAGGTCAAATTCAACTTCGTTACTGGGAACTTTTATTGGCATGCGCTGTCGTGCTTCTTTTCCTTCCATTGGAAGGTGTACTCTCAGCAAGTACTGGTTCG GGTTTCGGTTTAGATTTGTTATTGGAAATCATAATCGGATACTTGAATCCAGGCAAGCCTTTAGGCAACATGGCTTTCAGACTATACGGTTCTGAGGCCCAACAAATGGCAGCAGGTGTCATAGCTACCTTCAAATTAACACACTACATGAAGGTTGCTCCcaaaattgttttttttatcaTG TTTGTAGGCACAACGTGTTCATGCTTCGTTGATTTCGGCGTAGCATGGTGGATGCTGCACTCGGTAAATAATATTTGCCAACCAGAATTGCTTCCGATTGGAAGTCCTTGGACATGTCCTAGTGAAAGAGCAACATACATCAGTGGGGTGACATGGGGGCTTATCGGACCAAGTAAGATATTTTATCCTGAGGGCATGTACTCGGCGGTCTTCATCTTTGCTCTTATTGGACTCGTGGCACCCATTCCTTTGTGGTTGTTATCGCACAAATACCCTGAAAAGAAATGGATTACACTCGTCAATTTTCCAATTGTATTTGGTGTGGCTTCTGCTTTTTCCTTGGGCGGACTTGCTAGTTATTGGAGTTGGTTTACTGTCGGATTGATCTTCAACTACGTCATCTTTCACAAATATAAGAAATGGTGGGCGAGATATAATTATGTGCTGTCGGCTGGACTTAACGTTGGTTCTGCAttttgtattgttttacttagtCTCTCTCTTCAATTATTTGAAGATGTATATGGAGTGAATTGGTGGGGATTAGATAGTGATCATTGTCCCTTGGCAAAATGCCCAACAGTGCCGGGCGTTGTTATTCAAGGATGTCCCATGATAAAGTGA